One segment of Brassica napus cultivar Da-Ae chromosome C3, Da-Ae, whole genome shotgun sequence DNA contains the following:
- the LOC106386806 gene encoding probable pectate lyase 16: protein MTLFSNICVFVALSLCQSLVLAINNGYYGFNPSVASYLPEKPQNIMNPVDSCWRHKSDWSANRKDLADCAVGFGSSALGGKKGNIYVVTNPNDNAANPKPGSLRYGVIQDKPLWITFAKDMVITLENELMVNSYKTIDGRGAKVEIAFGPCITIQQVTNVIVHGISIHDCKPAKYGMVRSSTTHVGHRKGSDGDAIAISGSSHIWIDHCFLASCTDGLIDVIHASTGITISNNYFTQHVKVMLLGHNDNFVQDVNMKVTVAFNHFGPRLVERMPRVRRGYAHVANNRYDKWIMYAIGGSADPTIFSEGNYFIASDKSNSKEVTKREVKGGWNNWRWRTSKDVFKNGAYFVPSGYGSVDLPYSSAQRFTVAPGNMVPSLTADAGPLNCNRNLPCY from the exons ATGACTCTTTTCTCCAATATTTGTGTCTTCGTGGCACTATCCCTATGTCAGTCCTTGGTTCTAGCCATTAACAACGGCTATTACGGGTTTAACCCATCGGTCGCCAGCTACCTGCCGGAGAAACCTCAGAACATCATGAATCCAGTGGACTCGTGTTGGCGGCATAAATCTGACTGGTCCGCTAACCGCAAAGATTTAGCCGATTGCGCAGTTGGGTTTGGTTCATCTGCCTTAGGCGGCAAGAAAGGTAATATATATGTTGTCACAAACCCCAACGACAATGCAGCGAACCCTAAACCGGGTTCTCTGCGATACGGTGTGATCCAAGACAAGCCGCTGTGGATCACTTTCGCTAAAGATATGGTCATAACCTTAGAGAATGAGCTCATGGTGAATAGCTATAAGACCATAGATGGGAGAGGGGCAAAAGTGGAAATTGCGTTCGGACCGTGCATTACGATACAACAAGTGACGAACGTAATTGTGCATGGGATCAGCATCCACGACTGCAAACCGGCGAAGTATGGAATGGTGAGGAGTAGCACAACGCATGTCGGTCATCGAAAAGGATCGGACGGTGATGCGATCGCTATTTCCGGTTCGTCTCATATTTGGATCGACCATTGTTTTCTAGCGAGTTGTACGGATGGCCTGATCGATGTGATACATGCTTCAACGGGAATCACGATCTCCAACAACTATTTTACTCAGCATGTTAAA GTGATGTTGCTCGGACACAACGATAACTTCGTGCAAGATGTGAACATGAAAGTGACCGTGGCATTCAATCATTTTGGACCACGACTTGTGGAGAGAATGCCAAg GGTAAGACGAGGTTACGCTCATGTGGCAAACAATAGATACGATAAATGGATAATGTATGCAATTGGTGGTAGCGCCGATCCAACCATTTTCAGTGAAGGAAACTATTTCATTGCTTCTGATAAATCTAACAGTAAAGAG GTGACAAAGAGAGAAGTGAAAGGAGGGTGGAACAATTGGAGATGGAGAACTTCAAAGGACGTTTTCAAGAACGGGGCTTACTTCGTACCTTCCGGTTACGGCAGCGTTGATTTGCCATACAGTTCCGCTCAGCGATTCACAGTGGCTCCAGGGAACATGGTTCCTTCTCTAACCGCAGACGCTGGCCCTCTAAACTGCAACCGCAATCTCCCTTGTTATTAG
- the LOC106389933 gene encoding beta-glucosidase 3-like gives MQKYKEMQGGCVGFSIFTIGFTPSTSYKDDEIAVQRAKDFFFGWMLGPLIFGDYPDEMKRTVGSRLPVFSLEESEQVKGSSDFIGIIHYLAASVRSINFKPSLSGHPDFYSDMGASMTYLGNFSAFEYVVAPWAMEVVLEYLKQSYGNPPVYILENGRPLKQDCSCNRRIHRGLTIYMLTLVLCLNPLGMDQTREATLYGHLWIYTSY, from the exons ATGCAAAAGTATAAG GAGATGCAAGGAGGTTGCGTAGGGTTTAGCATATTTACAATAGGGTTTACTCCTTCTACAAGCTACAAGGATGATGAGATTGCAGTTCAAAGAGCCAAAGATTTCTTCTTCGGCTG GATGCTTGGGCCTCTTATATTTGGAGACTATCCTGATGAAATGAAAAGAACCGTTGGATCAAGACTACCAGTTTTCTCTTTGGAAGAATCAGAACAAGTTAAAGGCTCATCTGACTTCATAGGAATAATTCACTACCTTGCGGCTTCTGTCAGAAGCATTAACTTCAAACCTTCTCTTTCAGGACATCCCGATTTCTACTCAGACATGGGCGCATCTATGACTT ACCTTGGGAATTTTTCGGCTTTCGAG TATGTTGTTGCTCCATGGGCTATGGAAGTTGTCTTGGAGTATTTAAAGCAGAGCTATGGGAATCCTCCTGTCTACATTCTTGAGAATG GTAGACCGCTGAAGCAAGACTGCAGCTGCAACAGGAGGATACACCGAGGATTGACTATTTACATGCTTACATTGGTGCTGTGCTTAAATCCATTAG GAATGGATCAGACACGAGAGGCTACTTTGTATGGTCATTTATGGATTTATACGAGTTACTGA